From the genome of Colletotrichum higginsianum IMI 349063 chromosome 4, whole genome shotgun sequence, one region includes:
- a CDS encoding Elongation factor G yields MRAPRAIRVPNGGLFTGAKPQSRDARHFSFAASVQKPSTPPSMTTPAVWKMGQAARRTFATTTAVRSAEAAAEALKLAQDNASTLTPELVAAKMSPEEAKRLSRVRNIGIAAHIDSGKTTATERVLFYSGRISAIHEVRGKDSVGAKMDSMDLEREKGITIQSAATFADWKKTENGKEETYHINIIDTPGHIDFTIEVERALRVLDGAVMILCAVSGVQSQTITVDRQMKRYNVPRISFVNKMDRMGANPWKAVEQINSKLKIPAAAIQVPIGAENEFEGVIDLIEKKAYYFEGPRGTIVRTTDVLPGNYHDLVEEKRQELIEKLADVDDEMAELFLDEKVPTNLQIKAAIRRSTIALKFSPVMMGSALANKGIQTVLDAVCDYLPNPSEVENKALDKKRDEAVVKLVPYNSLPFVGLAFKLEENNYGQLTYIRVYQGKLRKGTYLFNSRTDKKVRIPRIVRMHSNEMEDVNEVGAGEICAVFGVDCASGDTFTDGNLPYTMSSMFVPDAVMSLSIKPKRSSDADNFSKAMNRFQREDPTFRLHVDEESEETIISGMGELHLEIYVERLRREYKVDCETGKPRVAYRETISRKAEYDFLLRRQTGGPGDYARVAGWIEPFEDPENNLFETQVVGGTIPDKYITACGKGFEEASNKGPLLGHKVIGTKMVVNDGSTHVTDSSDFAFNLATQMAFRKAFNEAGGQVLEPLMKTTITAPNEFQGNIIMLMNKRNATIHDTEVGTEDFTLICDCSLNAMFGFSSQLRAATQGKGEFGMEFSHYAPAPPHLQKELCAAYEKELEAKRTK; encoded by the exons ATGAGGGCTCCCAGGGCCATCAGAGTGCCGAATGGCGGGCTTTTCACAGGCGCAAAGCCCCAAAGCCGGGATGCGCGACACTTTAGCTTCGCCGCCAGCGTCCAGAAGCCCTCGACACCCCCTTCGATGACGACTCCCGCCGTATGGAAGATGGGCCAGGCCGCCAGACGCACCTTCGCGACGACCACCGCGGTCAGgtccgccgaggccgccgccgaggccctgAAGCTGGCCCAGGACAACGCCTCCACCCTCACccccgagctcgtcgccgccaagatgAGCCCCGAAGAGGCGAAGCGTCTCTCGCGCGTGCGCAacatcggcatcgccgcccacATCGACAGCGGCAAGACGACGGCCACGGAGCGCGTGCTGTTCTACTCGGGCCGCATCAGCGCCATCCACGAGGTCCGCGGCAAGGACTCGGTCGGCGCCAAGATGGACTCGATGGACCTCGAGCGAGAGAAGGGCATCACCATCCAGTCGGCCGCCACCTTCGCCGACTGGAAGAAGACGGAAAACGGAAAAGAGGAAACCTACCacatcaacatcatcgaCACCCCTGGCCACATCGACTTCACCATCGAGGTCGAGCGTGCTCTGCGcgtgctcgacggcgccgtcatgATCCTGTGCGCCGTCTCGGGCGTCCAGAGTCAGACCATCACCGTCGACCGCCAGATGAAGCGCTACAACGTCCCCCGCATCAGCTTCGTGAACAAGATGGACCGCATGGGCGCCAACCCCTGgaaggccgtcgagcagATCAACAGCAAGCTCAAGatccccgccgccgccatccaggtccccatcggcgccgagaacgagTTCGAGGGCGTCATCGACCTGATCGAGAAGAAGGCTTACTACTTCGAGGGCCCCCGCGGCACCATCGTCCGCACGACCGACGTCCTCCCCGGCAACTaccacgacctcgtcgaggagaagcgccAGGAGCTCatcgagaagctcgccgacgtcgacgatgaaatggccgagctcttcctcgacgagaaggTCCCGACCAACCTCCAGATCAAGGCCGCCATCCGCCGCTCCACCATCGCCCTCAAGTTCTCCCCCGTCATGATGGgctccgccctcgccaacaAGGGTATCCAAACcgtgctcgacgccgtctgcGACTACCTCCCCAACCCgtccgaggtcgagaacaaggccctcgacaagaagcgcgacgaggccgtcgtcaagCTCGTGCCCTACAACTCGCTGCccttcgtcggcctcgccttcaagctcgaggagaacAACTACGGCCAGCTCACCTACATCCGCGTCTACCAGGGCAAGCTCCGCAAGGGCACCTACCTCTTCAACTCCCGCACCGACAAGAAGGTCCGCATCCCCCGCATCGTCCGCATGCACTCCAACGAGATGGAGGACGTCaacgaggtcggcgccggcgagatCTGCGCCGTCTTTGGCGTCGACTGCGCCTCCGGCGACACTTTCACCGACGGCAACCTGCCCTACACCATGTCCTCCATGTTCGTCCCGGACGCCGTCATGTCGCTGTCCATCAAGCCCAAGCGCAGCAGCGACGCCGACAACTTCTCCAAGGCCATGAACCGCTTCCAGCGCGAGGACCCGACCTTCCGCCTGCACGTTGACGAGGAGTCCGAGGAGACCATCATTTCGGGCATGGGCGAGCTGCACCTCGAGATCTACGTCGAGCGCCTGCGCCGCGAGTACAAGGTCGACTGCGAGACGGGCAAGCCCCGCGTCGCCTACCGCGAGACCATCTCCCGCAAGGCCGAGTAcgacttcctcctccgccgccagaCCGGCGGCCCTGGTGACTacgcccgcgtcgccggctGGATCGAGCCCTTTGAGGACCCGGAGAACAACCTGTTCGAGAcccaggtcgtcggcggcaccatCCCCGACAAGTACATCACCGCCTGCGGCAAGGGCTTCGAGGAGGCCTCCAACAAGGGCCCGCTCCTGGGCCACAAGGTCATCGGCACCAAGATGGTCGTCAACGACGGCTCCACCCACGTCACCGACTCGTCCGACTTCGCGTTCAACCTCGCGACCCAGATGGCCTTCCGCAAGGCCTtcaacgaggccggcggccaggtcctcgagcCCCTCATGAAGACCACCATCACCGCGCCCAACGAGTTCCAGGGCAACATCATCATGCTCATGAACAAGCGCAACGCCACCATCCACGACACCGAGGTCGGCACCGAGGACTTCACCCTCATCTGCGACTGCAGTCTGAACGCCATGTTCGGCTTCAGCTCCCAGCTTCGCGCCGCCACCCAGGGCAAGGGCGAGTTCGGTATGGAGTTCAGCCACTACGCCCCGgctcctcctcatcttca AAAGGAGCTTTGCGCCGCCTACGAGAAGGAGTTGGAGGCTAAGCGTACCAAATAA
- a CDS encoding Homoisocitrate dehydrogenase, whose protein sequence is MPNMSVRTLRIGLIPGDGIGKEVIPAGRRILEALPSYLGLKFEFTDLKAGFETFEQTGAALPDKTVEILKKECDGALFGAVSSPTNAVKGYSSPIVALRKKLDLYANVRPVKTVLTAAKPIDMVIVRENTEDLYVKEEKTYDGPNGKVAEAIKRISERASHRIAAMAGDIALRRQKIRDAGAASIHKSPLVTITHKSNVLSQTDGLFRATSKLALSDPRFASVAVEEQIVDSMVYKLFRQPEDYDVIVAPNLYGDILSDGAAALVGSLGLVPSANVGEGFAIGEPCHGSAPDIQGQNIANPIATLRSAALMLEFLNEETAAAKIYAAVDANLEEGRLLSPDLGGTAKTDEVVEDILRRL, encoded by the exons ATGCCCAACATGTCTGTCAGAACCCTGCGAATCG GTCTCATCCCCGGTGACGGCATCGGTAAGGAGGTCATCCCCGCCGGTCGCcgcatcctcgaggccctcccCTCCTACCTTGGCCTCAAGTTCGAGTTCACCGACCTCAAGGCCGGCTTCGAGACGTTCGAGcagaccggcgccgccctccctGACAAGACGGTCGAGATCCTCAAGAAGGAGTGCGATGGCGCCCTtttcggcgccgtctcctccccgaccaacgccgtcaagggCTACTCCTCCCCCATCGTCGCCCTCCGCAAGAAGCTCGACCTCTACGCCAACGTCCGCCCCGTCAAGACCGTCCTGACCGCCGCCAAGCCCATCGACATGGTTATCGTCCGCGAGAACACCGAGGACCTGTAcgtcaaggaggagaagaccTACGACGGCCCCAACggcaaggtcgccgaggccatcaagcgCATCAGCGAGCGCGCCTCCCaccgcatcgccgccatggccggcgACATTGCCCTGCGCCGCCAGAAGATCCGCGACGCTGGCGCCGCCAGCATCCACAAGTCCCCTCTCGTCACCATCACCCACAAGTCCAACGTCCTCTCCCAGACCGACGGTCTCTTCCGCGCCACCTCCAAGCTTGCCCTCTCCGACCCCCGCTtcgcctccgtcgccgtcgaggagcagaTCGTCGACTCCATGGTCTACAAGCTCTTCCGCCAGCCCGAGGACTACGACGTCATCGTCGCCCCCAACCTGTACGGTGACATCCTCtccgacggcgccgccgccctcgtcggctccCTCGGACTCGTCCCCAGTGCCAACGTTGGCGAGGGTTTTGCTATCGGCGAGCCCTGCCACGGCAGCGCCCCGGACATCCAGGGCCAGAACATCGCCAACCCCATCGCCACCCTCCGCAGCGCCGCCCTCATGCTCGAGTTCCTCAACGAGGAGACCGCTGCCGCCAAGATctacgccgccgtcgacgccaaccTCGAGGAGGGCAGGCTCCTCAGCCCCGACCTGGGCGGTACCGCCAAGAccgacgaggttgtcgaggacaTCCTCCGCAGACTCTAG
- a CDS encoding 40s ribosomal protein s8 translates to MGGLINVINMCSHLQNASRARLGMTSVINTKQNLNLALALHRSGFISSLHRGGPTPPAPEDMSKDPEPVTSANVATRRLWLGLKYWNNEPVLKGLRTVTKPTRPIRVSIEDLELVVRGFNSKNGLVKGLVLGECLFLTTDRGVLEAREALARKVGGMVLCRAR, encoded by the coding sequence ATGGGCGGCCTCATCAACGTGATCAACATGTGCTCCCACCTCCAAAACGCCTCCCGCGCGCGTCTCGGCATGACCTCGGTCATCAACACCAAGCAGAACCTcaacctcgccctcgccctccaccGCTCCGGTTTCATCTCCTCCCTGCACCGCGGCGGCCCGaccccgcccgcccccgAAGACATGAGCAAAGACCCGGAGCCCGTCACCTCGGCCAACGTCGCCACGCGCCGCCTCTGGCTCGGCCTCAAGTACTGGAACAACGAACCCGTCCTCAAGGGCCTCCGCACCGTCACCAAACCCACGCGGCCCATCCGCGTCAGcatcgaggacctcgagctcgtcgtccgcgGCTTCAACAGCAAGAACGGCCTCGTCAagggcctcgtcctcggcgagtGCCTCTTCCTCACCACCGACAGGGGCGTCTTGGAGGCGAGGGAAGCCCTCGCCAGGAAGGTTGGTGGCATGGTCCTGTGCCGTGCGAGATAA
- a CDS encoding RNA recognition motif-containing protein, whose translation MADWPLALTSIGDVHYFYGPPTNNPPHHRFDKGSYIYLFENATDRRARIEIANQPGTEDQDAFDGFLDKTHVRYSYNHHCLVTLIVGETTDQLEWHLPTYDPQNQNKYHYKLHSLDIYFWKAEDALQFVNGIRFVLPPSQVEILDEPQQQQQHHQVHQPAPVSSVVQQLEHVAISDPNYGSPNATSQTAPPSFPGPPPTSAVLSPEQQPQQPASFVPMAYNPAAPAAPEVIRHREKTPPPEDDIADPLAAAVAYDAQAPFSPGFVPPPGFQSAQGVGVGGAGLPPPPPPQQQQHFGGPPAHPGLQRAATVPVQTLQSGLASPGLTNPYASPFPASPGFQPPPPPPLPQQQQTTPPPSTTPQTTQPVTSPGPTATPAAVAAPPVVPPGGFSQYSYTSSNGTATPQQQPGAFDYSIHAQAYRPTEMEANKYKGYAGKQDPSGKLEQNMGRLEKGVTGMFRKFEKKFG comes from the exons ATGGCTGACTGGCCTCTCGCCCTCACCAGCATCGGAGACGTCCATTATTTCTATGGCCCCCCGACGAACAACCCACCACACCACCGTTTCGACAAGGGGTCCTATATTTACCTGTTTGAGAACGCAACCGACCGCCGCGCCCGTATCGAGATTGCTAACCAGCCCGGCACCGAAGACCAAGATGCCTTTGACGGAT TCCTGGACAAGACGCACGTCCGATACTCGTACAACCACCACTGCCTGGTGAcgctcatcgtcggcgaGACGACGGACCAGTTGGAATGGCACCTCCCGACCTACGACCCCCAGAACCAGAACAAGTATCACTACAAGCTCCATTCGCTCGACATCTACTTCTggaaggccgaggacgcgtTGCAGTTCGTCAACGGAATCCGTTTCGTCCTCCCGCCTTCGCAGGTTgagatcctcgacgagccccaacagcagcagcagcatcaccaAGTCCACCAACCGGCCCCTGTAAGCTCTGTGGTTCAGCAGCTCGAGCACGTCGCGATATCGGATCCCAACTACGGCTCGCCCAACGCCACCTCACAGACTGCCCCGCCGAGCTTCCCCGGGCCTCCTCCGACGTCTGCCGTCCTGTCCCCCGaacagcagccgcagcagcctGCGAGTTTCGTGCCAATGGCATACAACCCCGCGGCCCCGGCAGCACCCGAGGTCATCCGCCACAGGGAAAAGACACCGCCCCCGGAagacgacatcgccgaccccctggccgctgccgtcgcctACGACGCGCAAGCCCCGTTCTCCCCGGGCTTCGTCCCGCCCCCTGGTTTCCAGAGCGCTCAaggtgtcggcgtcggcggcgcgggcctgccgccccctccaccaccgcagcagcagcagcacttTGGTGGACCGCCCGCTCATCCGGGGCTCCAGCGCGCAGCCACGGTGCCCGTGCAAACCCTCCAAAGCGGCCTTGCGTCCCCCGGGTTGACGAACCCGTACGCGAGCCCATTTCCCGCATCGCCGGGCTTCcagcctcctccgccgccgccgctccctcaacaacagcagactaccccgccgccgtccacaACACCGCAAACCACGCAGCCAGTCACGAGCCCCGGCCCGACAGCAACACCtgcggccgtggcggcgccgcccgtcgTCCCGCCAGGAGGCTTCTCGCAGTATTCGTacaccagcagcaacggcacCGCCACGCCGCAACAGCAGCCGGGCGCGTTCGACTATTCGATCCACGCGCAGGCGTACCGGCCGACGGAGATGGAGGCGAACAAGTACAAGGGCTACGCGGGCAAGCAGGACCCCTCGGGGAAGCTGGAGCAGAACATGGGCCGGTTGGAGAAGGGGGTCACGGGGATGTTTAGGAAGTTCGAGAAGAAGTTTGGGTGA
- a CDS encoding Zn 2cys6 transcription factor, which translates to MFETSRAQFFYLSALGIWGLWGYAFFNGMFARLDTVTRTLQFPDNRHLRSTYTGLAPLDAQLTLLSAFYDVLTNSLTSGPRLLFFDIMYAVACANLWVLVESRRRGVRSWFLRYPAWAMVLCNANGAAIVLPLYLYLVCRSKARLRDASVPWHQAAALPATTLVILLQPLLVFAPAWTGRGGTHLHHGCIALFQVAPVAVLGFHFGLSSILPRKSAGTSQSSMRDSKRWIVASLILAGTVASAVHFYTVAGALLIRDGDVSLVRLFVPASGFADPIESLSKTNGLPAEYAALLENLHLFSQWDWIVVSLTSIVFAHLLLSRRDGVDRGKLGEANTPTEVQELFYLTAATAVLGPGAAGSFALAIREARV; encoded by the coding sequence ATGTTCGAAACATCTAGAGCACAATTCTTCTACCTAAGTGCCCTGGGAATATGGGGCCTCTGGGGTTACGCATTCTTCAACGGCATGTTCGCGCGCCTCGACACAGTAACCCGAACTCTCCAGTTCCCAGACAATCGCCACCTGCGCTCCACGTACACGGGTCTGGCGCCCCTCGACGCCCAACTCACCCTCCTCTCGGCATTCTACGATGTCCTCACAAATTCTCTCACATCCGGACCGCGTCTTCTATTCTTCGACATAATGTACGCCGTCGCATGTGCCAATCTCTGGGTCCTCGTCGAATCCCGCCGCCGGGGCGTCCGCTCCTGGTTCTTGAGGTACCCGGCCTGGGCGATGGTGCTCTGCAACGCCAACGGCGCTGCGATCGTGTTGCCGCTCTATCTCTACCTCGTCTGTCGCAGCAAGGCCCGTTTGCGTGATGCCTCGGTCCCTTGGCACCAGGCTGCGGCACTGCCTGCGACGACGTTGGTGATTCTGCTTCAGCCGCTGCTCGTCTTCGCGCCGGCGTGGACGGGACGCGGCGGGACGCATCTACACCACGGATGCATCGCACTCTTCCAGGTGGCTCCAGTAGCCGTCTTGGGATTCCATTTCGGCCTCTCGTCGATTCTGCCTCGAAAAAGTGCGGGCACGTCGCAGTCGTCGATGCGAGATTCGAAGAGGTGGATTGTCGCATCTCTTATactcgccggcaccgtcgcctCAGCCGTTCACTTCTATACTGTGGCCGGTGCGCTGCTTATACGCGATGGCGACGTATCGTTGGTCAGATTGTTTGTTCCGGCGAGTGGCTTCGCCGATCCGATCGAGTCTCTGTCGAAGACAAACGGACTGCCCGCTGAGTATGCCGCGCTGTTGGAGAATCTTCACTTATTTTCACAGTGGGACTGGATTGTGGTTAGCCTCACGAGCATAGTTTTTGCGCATCTGCTTCTCTCACGTCGGGATGGCGTCGATAGAGGGAAGCTGGGGGAGGCCAACACGCCGACCGAGGTTCAGGAGTTGTTCTACCTCACCGCAGCTACGGCGGTTCTCGGACCGGGGGCTGCTGGATCATTTGCACTGGCAATCCGTGAGGCAAGGGTATAA
- a CDS encoding FAD binding domain-containing protein: MEDSSSAFKVIIVGAGVTGLTLAHCLDKAGVDFVLLDKGIVAPSFGTTITLQPHGCRILHQLGCLDAVLAICDTMGGAHCRDPSGKSFASNDFFGVVREFAGYDTRTLDRQLFLRTLYQQLPDQSKVHEKARVEEIIEENSKTRVVLADGRSFIGDVVVGADGVHSKVREIMWDKANEANPGMITVEEKRAMVTQYNAIVMSSSPVPGLGAHDMEVTSNDKFSFLLLCQPDWISIIVHSKLPEDQQCTWPTRRRYDEADMEALVSKISECPITETVVFGELWKRRLKAQMISLEEGVLKHWFFGRIILAGDAVHKVTPNSALGGNTAMEDAVTLANTIHGLLVRHPNKKPSDVELRDAIRDEYQDARVDRARAIVKVGGDLTRQQAYDGWKAYFVQRWLTPFVGLDTLAKNIAGLCVTAPKLSYVEFEERRGVLGWQDTMAAEKEREVRETGRGGKRDENLKGGSRFMVSWGGWSGGFEAVFPQVLGVLTVLWVATWMFHLAFSSQQIPGFGREVWHLVGSGNGTYQMVE, encoded by the exons ATGGAAGACAGCTCGTCAGCCTTCAAAGTTATCATTGTGGGCGCCGGTGTCACGGGCCTGACACTGGCTCACTGTCTTGACAAAGCAGGCGTCGACTTTGTCCTGCTAGACAAGGGCATCGTGGCCCCGAGCTTCGGAACTACCATCACGTTGCAGCCGCACGGATGCCGAATCCTGCACCAGTTGGGCTGTCTGGATGCCGTGCTGGCCATATGCGATACCATGGGCGGCGCACACTGCCGCGACCCGTCCGGCAAAAGCTTTGCTTCGAATGACTTTTTCGGGGTTGTAAGGGAGTT CGCTGGCTACGATACTAGAACGCTTGATCGGCAACTATTCCTACGCACTCTTTATCAACAGTTACCAGACCAGTCCAAGGTGCATGAGAAAGCACGTGTCGAGGAAATAATCGAAGAGAACTCCAAGACTCGTGTCGTCTTGGCGGACGGGCGTAGTTTCATCGGTGATGTGGTGGTTGGTGCAGACGGCGTGCATTCCAAGGTTCGCGAGATCATGtgggacaaggccaacgaGGCGAACCCGGGCATGATCACGGTTGAAGAGAAGCGAG CCATGGTAACCCAGTACAACGCCATCGTGATGTCATCCTCGCCAGTGCCCGGACTTGGCGCGCATGATATGGAGGTAACCTCGAACGACAAAttctctttccttctcctctgtCAACCGGACTGGATCTCGATTATCGTGCACAGCAAGCTTCCCGAGGACCAGCAGTGTACCTGGCCAACGCGTAGGCGGTATGACGAGGCCGATATGGAGGCACTCGTGAGCAAGATCTCCGAGTGTCCCATCACGGAGACGGTCGTATTCGGGGAGTTGTGGAAACGGAGGCTGAAGGCACAGATGATTtcgctcgaggagggcgtgTTGAAGCACTGGTTCTTTGGGAGAATCATCTTGGCCGGGGACGCTGTCCACAAG GTCACTCCCAACtcggccctcggcggcaacaCAGCAATGGAAGACGCCGTCACTCTCGCAAACACTATCCATGGCCTCCTGGTCAGGCATCCGAACAAGAAACCCAGTGACGTCGAGCTGCGTGACGCGATTCGAGACGAGTACCAGGATGCTCGCGTCGACCGCGCGCGCGCCATCGTGaaggtcggcggcgatctgACGCGGCAGCAGGCCTACGACGGATGGAAGGCGTACTTTGTACAGCGGTGGCTGACGCCCTTCGTGGGCCTGGACACGCTGGCGAAGAACATTGCAGGGCTGTGCGTCACCGCTCCGAAGCTCAGCTATGTCGAGTTCGAGGAGCGGAGAGGTGTTTTGGGGTGGCAGGACACCATGGCTGCTGAAAAGGAGCGGGAGGTGCGGGAGACGGGCCGTGGTGGAAAGCGGGATGAGAACCTGAAGGGTGGCAGCCGGTTCATGGTGTCGTGGGGCGGCTGGAGTGGAGGCTTTGAGGCTGTCTTCCCTCAGGTGCTTGGAGTCTTGACGGTCTTGTGGGTAGCAACTTGGATGTTCCATCTTGCGTTCTCCAGCCAGCAAATTCCTGGATTTGGAAGGGAGGTATGGCATCTGGTGGGAAGCGGGAATGGAACGTACCAGATGGTAGAGTAG
- a CDS encoding Major facilitator superfamily transporter yields MSPDTTSPDPNGSHPEKHAGAVDSGSQSPPENLNGSTNDASSVEKTNPRNIHGWKWAVAYSAMLSTTFLFALDNTIVANIQPAIINDFGHLELLSWIGTGFALGTMFILLWGKVYGVFNIKWVYIFNIFLFEAGSALCGAAPNMETLIIGRVISGVGGSGMYSGTLTYVSVLSNEQEKPAYLAGSTVIWGVGSVLGPVVGGAFAASSATWRWGFYVSLPVGAAFIPVYFLLFPSVDPHPTKTLAEKFRLVDWVNAVIFLAGSACLTVVLTFGGVVYPFRSGTVIALWTVTGVLLVAFIVMLKMHPLVSKENRLYPVHFFKQPTLINMQLQVFLSSGIILAMTYFIPLYFQFVKGDGALDAGVRLLPLIMFMVVASMVNGFLMPRYGLIPVWYIGGSSLALIGTALMFTVNDTTPNANIYGYNILVGAGTGCYIVAGFAIVQSLVPGYDVANAVGAMTISQDLGMVLFLAISGSLFHNIAVDKVGKALPDVSHTEIGNLIAGSTSSAFQALTDAEKALVIPEIASAMTSIWAFFLAAAALSVVCSLPLLRTKLGGGKNAPAVTAA; encoded by the exons ATGAGCCCCGATACTACGTCGCCGGACCCGAACGGGTCCCATCCCGAGAAACATGCAGGCGCCGTGGATTCGGGTTCCCAGAGTCCCCCCGAGAATCTGAATGGCAGCACCAACGACGCGTCTTCCGTCGAAAAGACTAATCCTCGCAACATTCATGGCTGGAAG TGGGCCGTCGCTTACTCTGCCATGCTCTCCACCACCTTCCTTTTCGCCCTCGATaacaccatcgtcgccaacatccagccggccatcatcaacgaCTTTGGCCACCTCGAACTGCTGTCATGGATCGGCACTGgcttcgccctcggcaccaTGTTCATCCTGCTCTGGGGCAAGGTATATGGGGTCTTCAACATCAAATGGGTCTACATCTTCAACATCTTCCTGTTTGAGGCCGGCAGCGCCTTGTGTGGCGCTGCTCCCAACATGGAGACTCTCATCATTGGCCGTGTCATCTCCGGTGTCGGCGGCTCTGGCATGTACTCGGGCACCCTGACCTATGTGTCCGTTTTGTCAAACGAGCAAGAGAAACCTGCGTATCTTGCTGGTAGCACTGTGATTTGGGGAGTTGGCAGTGTCCTTGGCCCGGTG GTCGGCGGTGCCTTTGCCGCAAGCAGTGCCACCTGGAGATGG GGATTCTACGTCAGCCTCCCAGTGGGCGCTGCCTTTATCCCGGTCTACTTCCTGTTATTCCCAAGCGTCGACCCTCATCCCACCAAGACCCTAGCGGAGAAGTTCCGCCTGGTTGACTGGGTCAATGCTGTTATCTTCCTCGCTGGCTCCGCCTGTCTGACCGTTGTTCTCACCtttggcggcgtcgtctaCCCCTTCCGGTCCGGTACTGTCATCGCGTTGTGGACAGTCACGGGCGTCCTCCTGgtcgccttcatcgtcatGCTCAAGATGCACCCACTGGTCTCCAAGGAGAATCGTCTCTACCCTGTGCACTTCTTCAAGCAGCCGACCCTGATCAACATGCAGCTTCAGGTATTCCTGTCGTCAGGAATTATCCTC GCCATGACATACTTCATTCCGCTCTACTTTCAGTTCGTCAAG GGTGACGGGGCGCTTGACGCTGGCGTTCGTTTACTTCCACTGATCATGTTCATGGTCGTCGCCTCCATGGTCAACGGCTTCCTGATGCCGAGATACGGACTGATCCCTGTCTGGTACATCGGAGGCAGTTCCCTTGCGCTTATTGGAACCGCTCTAATGT TCACCGTGAATGACACGACACCCAACGCCAACATATACGGCTACAACATTCTCGTGGGAGCCGGCACCGGATGTTATATTGTAGCTGGTTTCGCTATTGTGCAATCTCTAGTCCCTGGTTACGACGTTGCAaatgccgtcggcgccatgaCCATTT CCCAGGACCTTGGCATGGTTCTCTTCCTAGCCATCAGCGGAAGTCTTTTTCACAACATAGCAGTCGACAAGGTCGGCAAGGCCCTCCCGGATGTCTCCCATACCGAGATTGGCAACCTCATCGCAGGATCGACCAGCAGCGCATTCCAGGCACTAACagacgccgagaaggccctGGTGATTCCCGAGATCGCGAGTGCCATGACGAGTATCTGGGCGTTTTTCCTTGCGGCAGCCGCTCTGAGTGTGGTGTGCTCTCTGCCACTGCTA AGAACCAAACTCGGCGGTGGCAAGAATGCGCCAGCAGTCACTGCGGCGTAA